From a single Sinorhizobium sp. RAC02 genomic region:
- a CDS encoding Kazal-type serine protease inhibitor — translation MTLISPFLSRLAGRIAILLAAGTLAACQVDVDQGGGYDPRPQMCTREYDPVCGSRPGDIQTFPNACEARSSGFQIVGRGECRPGGRPDPRPDEGRACTREYAPVCGSRGRDRQTFANACEARSSGFDVIGRGECQIRRPDSGWTDSGDGRDRPRDRDRDREDNRSDRERERDRNRDEGDRERPRDQRACTMEYNPVCGQRGRDVKTFGNTCSAGAAGYRVIRPGECPAR, via the coding sequence ATGACTTTGATATCGCCTTTCTTATCCCGGCTGGCGGGACGCATAGCCATCCTTCTCGCCGCCGGCACGCTGGCGGCTTGCCAGGTCGATGTCGACCAGGGCGGCGGCTACGACCCACGCCCGCAGATGTGCACCAGGGAATATGACCCGGTTTGCGGCTCGCGACCCGGTGATATCCAGACGTTTCCCAATGCCTGCGAAGCGCGCTCCAGCGGCTTCCAGATCGTCGGTCGCGGTGAGTGCCGTCCCGGCGGTCGACCGGACCCGCGTCCGGATGAAGGCCGTGCCTGCACGCGCGAATATGCACCGGTCTGCGGCTCGCGTGGCCGTGACCGCCAGACGTTTGCCAATGCCTGCGAGGCACGCTCGAGCGGCTTCGACGTCATCGGCCGCGGCGAGTGCCAGATCCGCCGTCCCGACAGTGGCTGGACTGACAGCGGCGACGGCCGGGATCGTCCGCGCGATCGGGATCGGGATCGCGAGGACAACCGCAGCGACCGCGAGCGGGAACGGGATCGCAACCGCGATGAAGGGGACCGCGAGCGTCCGCGTGATCAGCGCGCCTGCACGATGGAATACAATCCGGTCTGCGGACAGCGTGGCCGTGACGTCAAGACCTTCGGCAATACCTGCTCTGCGGGCGCTGCAGGCTACCGCGTCATTCGCCCCGGCGAGTGCCCTGCACGCTGA
- a CDS encoding ribose-phosphate pyrophosphokinase produces the protein MKVFAGNSNRLLAEAICNYLNVPLGRATVRRFADQEIFVEIQENVRGEDVFVVQSTSFPTNDHLMEMLIMIDAMRRSSARRITAVIPYFGYARQDRKPGPRTPISAKLVANLITESGADRVMTLDLHAGQIQGFFDIPTDNLYAVPILARDVKENYNLENVMVVSPDVGGVVRARALAKRLDCQLAIVDKRRERAGESEVMNVIGDVTGKDCLLIDDIVDSGGTLCNAAEALLKNGATSVTAYITHGVLSGGAVARVTSSKLKELVITDSIQPTTAVQSAHNIRVISTANLLGEAINRTSAEESVSSLFD, from the coding sequence ATGAAGGTTTTCGCGGGCAATTCGAACCGGCTTCTGGCCGAAGCGATCTGCAATTATCTGAATGTTCCGCTCGGCCGGGCTACGGTCAGACGCTTCGCAGACCAGGAAATCTTCGTAGAAATCCAGGAGAATGTGCGCGGCGAGGACGTTTTCGTCGTGCAGTCGACCTCGTTCCCGACCAATGATCACCTGATGGAAATGCTCATCATGATCGATGCCATGCGCCGCTCCTCGGCGCGCCGCATCACGGCCGTGATCCCCTATTTCGGTTATGCCCGTCAGGACCGCAAGCCCGGTCCGCGCACGCCGATCTCGGCAAAGCTCGTCGCCAACCTGATCACCGAATCCGGCGCCGACCGCGTGATGACGCTCGACCTGCACGCCGGCCAGATCCAGGGCTTCTTCGACATCCCGACCGACAACCTCTACGCCGTGCCGATCCTGGCGCGTGACGTAAAGGAAAACTACAATCTCGAAAACGTCATGGTCGTCTCGCCGGACGTCGGCGGCGTGGTGCGCGCCCGCGCGCTTGCCAAGCGTCTCGATTGCCAGCTGGCGATCGTCGACAAGCGCCGTGAGCGCGCAGGCGAATCCGAAGTCATGAATGTGATCGGTGACGTCACCGGCAAGGACTGTCTGCTGATCGACGACATCGTCGACTCGGGCGGCACGCTCTGCAACGCTGCCGAAGCGCTGCTCAAGAACGGCGCGACCAGCGTCACCGCCTATATCACGCACGGCGTGCTCTCCGGCGGCGCCGTCGCGCGCGTCACCTCTTCCAAGCTCAAGGAACTGGTGATCACCGACTCGATCCAGCCGACTACGGCCGTCCAGTCGGCGCACAATATCCGCGTCATCTCGACTGCCAACCTGCTCGGCGAAGCGATCAACCGCACCAGCGCGGAAGAGTCGGTTTCCAGCCTCTTCGACTGA
- a CDS encoding 50S ribosomal protein L25/general stress protein Ctc, protein MSHETYELKAETRERVGKGSSRELRRNGLIPAVIYGDKQAPLSIALSTKDVTQRIHAGGFKTTVATIDVNGEKIKVLPKDFQLDPVRDFTMHVDFLRVSGNTHVVVEVPVHFINEEKSPGIKVGGVLNIVRHAVELHALAGDIPEFLTADLSGLKVGDGIHISNIKLPKGTSPVITDRDFTIATIATPAAGVREEEAEGSAE, encoded by the coding sequence ATGAGCCACGAAACTTACGAGCTCAAGGCCGAAACACGCGAACGGGTTGGTAAGGGGTCCTCCCGTGAACTTCGCCGCAACGGTCTTATTCCTGCAGTTATCTACGGCGACAAGCAGGCCCCGCTTTCCATCGCCCTGTCGACCAAGGACGTCACGCAGCGTATCCACGCCGGCGGCTTCAAGACGACAGTTGCCACGATCGACGTCAACGGCGAAAAGATCAAGGTCCTGCCGAAGGACTTCCAGCTTGATCCGGTCCGCGACTTCACGATGCATGTCGACTTCCTCCGCGTTTCGGGCAACACCCACGTCGTGGTCGAAGTTCCGGTTCACTTCATCAACGAAGAGAAGTCCCCGGGCATCAAGGTCGGCGGCGTCCTGAACATCGTTCGTCACGCTGTCGAACTGCATGCTCTGGCCGGCGACATTCCGGAATTCCTGACGGCTGACCTGTCCGGCCTCAAGGTCGGCGACGGCATCCACATCTCGAACATCAAGCTGCCGAAGGGCACGAGCCCGGTCATCACCGACCGCGACTTCACGATCGCCACGATTGCCACCCCGGCAGCCGGCGTGCGGGAAGAAGAAGCCGAAGGCTCCGCAGAATAA
- the pth gene encoding aminoacyl-tRNA hydrolase, whose protein sequence is MLIIAGLGNPGAKYAGNRHNIGFMALDAIHRKNPFSPWSKKFKAEISEGELAGDKVLLIKPQTFMNLSGESVGEAMRFYKLAPKDIVAIYDELDLAAGKARIKTGGGHGGHNGIKSIDAHCGREYRRLRLGIGHPGVKELVTNHVLGDFAKADHSWLDPLLDELALNADMLVRGEDSQLMNKLALAVGGKSEEKEAAAKKPAAQSHIRPARNHAQPKILPTTGPMAEMLKKLLGNKGE, encoded by the coding sequence ATGCTGATCATCGCCGGGCTCGGCAATCCGGGCGCAAAATATGCGGGCAACCGCCACAATATCGGTTTCATGGCGCTGGACGCGATCCATCGCAAGAACCCGTTTTCGCCCTGGTCGAAGAAGTTCAAGGCCGAGATCTCGGAAGGCGAACTTGCCGGCGACAAGGTACTGCTGATCAAGCCGCAAACCTTCATGAACCTTTCGGGCGAATCCGTCGGCGAGGCCATGCGCTTCTACAAGCTCGCGCCGAAGGACATCGTCGCAATCTACGACGAGCTGGACCTCGCCGCCGGCAAGGCGCGCATCAAGACCGGTGGCGGCCATGGCGGCCACAACGGCATCAAGTCGATCGACGCCCATTGCGGCCGGGAGTACCGGCGGCTGCGCCTCGGCATCGGCCATCCCGGCGTCAAGGAGCTCGTTACCAACCATGTGCTCGGCGATTTCGCCAAGGCCGACCACAGCTGGCTCGATCCGCTGCTCGACGAACTGGCGCTCAATGCCGACATGCTGGTACGGGGCGAGGATTCGCAACTGATGAACAAGCTGGCGCTCGCCGTCGGCGGCAAGTCGGAGGAGAAGGAAGCGGCGGCGAAAAAGCCCGCCGCCCAGTCCCACATCCGCCCGGCGCGCAACCACGCCCAACCGAAGATCCTGCCGACGACCGGGCCGATGGCGGAAATGCTGAAAAAGCTGCTCGGCAACAAGGGCGAGTGA
- the adh gene encoding aldehyde dehydrogenase, producing the protein MLHQKIVENPYKAKYGNFIGGEWKEPVAGRYFDNITPITGGKLCEVARSDAADIELALDAAHAAKDKWGRTSATERSNILMKIAQRMEDNLDLLARAETWDNGKPLRETLAADIPLAIDHFRYFASCVRAQEGTIGEVDHETIAYHFHEPLGVVGQIIPWNFPILMATWKLAPALAAGNCVVLKPAEQTPSSILVWAELIGDLLPAGVLNIVNGFGLEAGKPLASNPRIAKIAFTGETTTGRLIMQYASQNLIPVTLELGGKSPNIFFSDVMNEDDDYLDKALEGFAMFALNQGEVCTCPSRALVHEKIYDRFMEKAIKRVEKIVQGNPLDTATMIGAQASSEQLEKILSYIDIGRQEGAEVLTGGGRNDLDGDLSGGYYVKPTVFRGHNKMRIFQEEIFGPVVSVTTFKDDAEALAIANDTLYGLGAGVWSREANRCYHFGRDIQAGRVWTNCYHAYPAHAAFGGYKQSGIGRETHKMMLDHYQQTKNMLVSYSPKALGFF; encoded by the coding sequence ATGCTGCATCAGAAGATCGTCGAAAACCCGTACAAGGCGAAGTACGGCAATTTCATCGGTGGTGAATGGAAGGAGCCGGTGGCGGGCCGCTACTTCGACAACATCACGCCGATCACCGGCGGCAAGCTCTGCGAAGTCGCCCGCTCCGACGCTGCCGATATCGAGCTCGCCCTCGACGCGGCCCACGCCGCCAAGGACAAGTGGGGCCGCACCTCGGCAACCGAGCGCTCCAACATCCTGATGAAGATCGCCCAGCGCATGGAGGACAATCTCGACCTCCTCGCCCGCGCCGAAACCTGGGATAACGGCAAGCCGCTGCGCGAAACGCTCGCCGCCGACATTCCGCTCGCGATCGACCATTTCCGCTACTTCGCTTCATGTGTTCGCGCGCAGGAAGGCACGATCGGCGAGGTCGACCACGAGACCATCGCCTATCACTTTCACGAGCCGCTCGGCGTCGTCGGCCAGATCATTCCGTGGAACTTCCCGATCCTGATGGCCACCTGGAAGCTGGCACCGGCCCTTGCCGCCGGCAACTGCGTCGTGCTGAAGCCCGCCGAACAGACGCCGTCGTCGATCCTCGTCTGGGCCGAACTCATCGGCGACCTGCTGCCGGCCGGCGTGCTCAACATCGTCAACGGTTTTGGTCTGGAAGCCGGCAAGCCGCTTGCCTCCAACCCGCGCATCGCCAAGATCGCCTTCACCGGCGAGACGACGACCGGCCGCCTGATCATGCAATATGCCAGCCAGAACCTCATTCCGGTCACGCTGGAGCTGGGCGGCAAGTCGCCGAACATCTTCTTCTCCGACGTGATGAACGAGGACGACGACTATCTCGACAAGGCGCTCGAAGGTTTTGCGATGTTCGCGCTGAACCAGGGCGAGGTCTGCACGTGCCCGAGCCGCGCGCTGGTGCATGAAAAGATCTATGATCGCTTCATGGAAAAGGCGATCAAGCGCGTCGAAAAGATCGTGCAGGGCAACCCGCTCGACACCGCGACGATGATCGGGGCGCAGGCCTCCTCCGAGCAACTGGAAAAGATCCTGTCCTATATCGACATCGGCCGGCAAGAAGGTGCGGAAGTGCTGACCGGCGGCGGGCGCAACGATCTCGACGGCGACCTTTCCGGCGGCTATTACGTCAAGCCGACCGTCTTCCGCGGTCACAACAAGATGCGCATCTTCCAGGAGGAAATCTTCGGACCGGTGGTTTCGGTCACGACCTTCAAGGACGATGCGGAAGCGCTCGCCATCGCCAACGACACGCTCTACGGTCTCGGCGCCGGCGTGTGGAGCCGCGAAGCGAACCGTTGCTACCACTTCGGCCGCGATATCCAGGCCGGTCGTGTGTGGACCAACTGCTACCATGCCTATCCGGCCCATGCTGCCTTCGGCGGCTACAAGCAGTCGGGCATCGGCCGCGAGACGCACAAGATGATGCTCGACCACTACCAGCAGACCAAGAACATGCTGGTCAGCTACTCTCCCAAGGCGCTCGGTTTCTTCTGA
- a CDS encoding EAL domain-containing protein, translating to MHSVESRFIAIVIGALLVFVAPLFVLFLILSSDRVARERLQNTEVLLEANVQALGKPLWDFDKDSIDQIVTALQAEADISFVRVRDSSDVIDIRKPAVSPDPDDARSVVKTDILYRASDGIKKVGTAEIWLRKQGLFARFTKDEMTIFAIFFFAVATLFTAAIIGNRITIIRPLMRLTAAIEATRRLGSRHHVDWTSNDEMGALAHNFNEMQSKLEREEKELKLAHARATDIYNLTPAMLFSIDGDNRITAVSDYWLTATGYRREAVIGQEFTDFVVEESREAYRKRHTTSMENGGICEVTVRFRCADDSVIDVLILETGVEASNSRQALSLSVMTDVTDLKEAETRNHRQAITDHLTGLLNRQGFEAVLDDLIGEADKLGQQLACLFVDLDRFKWINDNLGHAAGDDVLCQVAMRLRRQLRANDVIARLGGDEFAILLCAPNARQLAMDISDRLVASLRAPLIVNGAELNVSASIGVAVYPDHAETAACLLQKSDMAMYARKRSGKNGVQLFDNNMVDIARKRLETEQFIDQGLRDDWFTAHLQPIVSLSDGRVAGFEALMRLNHPERGLLPPAEIIGIAEENGSIGQIGDAILSKAIASLAVISRLDGLADSYLAVNFSPLQFEPVLPARLAALLLQNGITPSRIVVEITEAVLMLDNPVVRDVLDALSDLGCRIALDDFGTGYSSLSYLNRFPVDIVKVDQSFTRSLSSDQPDVRRKSRMLVEGIRTISHQMGCAVVAEGIETTEQWDILQAMNIEFGQGYLLSRPLPLDALIEKLDEFARPAVPKRQAIAS from the coding sequence ATGCATTCGGTGGAAAGCCGCTTCATTGCCATCGTCATCGGCGCCCTGCTCGTCTTCGTCGCTCCCCTGTTCGTCCTGTTCCTCATCCTTTCGTCCGATCGTGTCGCGCGCGAGCGCCTGCAGAACACCGAAGTGCTGCTGGAGGCCAATGTCCAGGCGCTCGGAAAACCGCTGTGGGATTTCGACAAGGACAGCATCGACCAGATCGTCACGGCACTCCAGGCCGAGGCCGATATCAGCTTCGTGCGTGTTCGCGACAGTTCGGACGTGATCGACATCCGCAAGCCGGCGGTGAGCCCCGATCCGGACGACGCCCGTTCCGTCGTCAAGACCGATATCCTCTATCGGGCGAGCGACGGCATCAAGAAGGTCGGCACGGCCGAGATCTGGCTGCGCAAGCAGGGCCTGTTCGCTCGTTTTACGAAGGACGAGATGACGATCTTCGCCATCTTCTTCTTTGCCGTCGCAACGCTGTTCACCGCCGCCATCATCGGCAACCGCATCACCATCATCCGGCCGCTGATGCGGCTGACGGCGGCCATAGAGGCCACGCGCCGGCTCGGCTCACGCCATCACGTCGACTGGACGTCGAACGACGAGATGGGCGCACTCGCCCATAATTTCAACGAGATGCAGAGCAAGCTGGAGCGCGAGGAGAAGGAACTCAAGCTGGCGCACGCCCGCGCCACCGACATCTACAATCTCACCCCGGCGATGCTCTTCTCCATCGATGGAGACAACCGCATCACCGCCGTCAGCGACTACTGGCTGACCGCTACCGGCTATCGCCGCGAAGCGGTGATCGGCCAGGAATTCACCGATTTCGTCGTCGAGGAATCGCGCGAGGCCTACCGCAAGCGCCATACCACCAGCATGGAAAACGGCGGCATCTGCGAGGTCACCGTGCGCTTCCGCTGCGCCGATGACAGCGTCATCGACGTGCTGATCCTGGAGACCGGCGTCGAGGCAAGCAACAGCCGGCAGGCCTTGTCGCTCTCGGTCATGACCGACGTCACCGACCTCAAGGAGGCGGAAACCCGCAACCACCGCCAGGCGATCACCGATCACCTGACGGGACTGCTCAACCGTCAGGGTTTCGAAGCCGTGCTGGACGACCTGATCGGCGAAGCCGACAAGCTCGGCCAGCAGCTCGCCTGCCTGTTCGTCGACCTCGACCGCTTCAAGTGGATCAACGACAATCTCGGCCACGCCGCCGGCGACGACGTGCTGTGCCAGGTCGCGATGCGCCTGCGCCGCCAGCTGCGCGCCAACGATGTGATTGCGCGCCTTGGCGGCGACGAGTTCGCCATCCTGCTATGCGCGCCCAATGCCCGCCAGCTCGCCATGGATATCAGCGATCGGCTGGTCGCAAGCCTGCGCGCGCCGCTAATCGTCAACGGCGCGGAACTCAATGTCAGCGCCAGTATCGGCGTCGCCGTCTATCCCGACCATGCCGAGACGGCCGCCTGCCTGCTGCAAAAGTCGGACATGGCGATGTATGCGCGCAAGCGCAGCGGCAAGAACGGCGTGCAGCTCTTCGACAACAACATGGTCGACATCGCCCGCAAGCGGCTGGAGACAGAGCAGTTCATCGACCAGGGCCTGCGCGACGACTGGTTCACCGCCCATCTCCAGCCGATCGTCAGCCTGTCGGACGGGCGCGTCGCCGGCTTCGAGGCCCTGATGCGCCTCAACCACCCCGAACGCGGCCTTTTGCCGCCGGCCGAGATCATCGGCATTGCCGAGGAGAATGGCTCGATCGGCCAGATCGGCGACGCCATCCTGTCGAAGGCCATTGCGAGCCTCGCGGTCATTTCCAGGCTCGACGGGCTTGCCGACAGCTATCTCGCGGTCAACTTCTCGCCCCTGCAGTTCGAGCCCGTCCTGCCCGCGCGCCTTGCCGCGCTGCTTCTCCAGAACGGTATCACGCCGTCGCGCATCGTCGTCGAGATCACCGAGGCCGTGCTGATGCTCGATAATCCGGTGGTACGCGACGTGCTCGACGCGCTCTCCGACCTCGGTTGCCGCATTGCACTCGACGATTTCGGCACGGGCTATTCCTCGCTCAGCTACCTCAACCGCTTCCCCGTCGATATCGTCAAGGTCGACCAGTCTTTCACCCGTTCGCTTTCGAGCGACCAGCCGGACGTGCGCCGCAAGAGCCGCATGCTGGTCGAAGGCATCCGCACGATTTCGCACCAGATGGGCTGCGCTGTGGTGGCCGAGGGCATCGAGACCACCGAGCAGTGGGACATCCTCCAGGCGATGAACATCGAATTCGGCCAGGGTTACCTGCTCAGCCGGCCCCTGCCGCTTGACGCGCTCATCGAAAAGCTGGACGAATTCGCAAGGCCCGCCGTGCCCAAGCGCCAGGCGATAGCATCCTGA
- a CDS encoding benzoate/H(+) symporter BenE family transporter, with protein MFRDFSAQALFMGLLTAFVGFASSFAVVLHGLTGVGATEAQAASGLMALSVSMGVCAIVLSAATRLPISIAWSTPGAALLASSGAVEGGFATAVGGFLVCAVLIIIAGLWKPLGRMVAAIPATLANAMLAGVLIGLCFAPVKAIAFDPLLGLPIVIAWVVVGSINRLYAVPAALAAFVVVLAFGIDIPEGAFAGLGESLLPKPELVMPAFTLAGLVGIALPLFIVTMASQNIPGIAVLKVNHYEPKPGPLFAVTGFFSLLSAPFGGHAVNLAAITAAMCAGSDAHPDPAKRYWSAINAGIFYVIFGLAAGAVTAFVSLAPPILIQAVAGLALISAFAGSALNAFKEPESREAAAVTFLVTASGVSFAGISGAFWGLIGGGLMLALARFTAKRRG; from the coding sequence ATGTTCCGTGACTTTTCCGCCCAAGCCCTGTTCATGGGCCTGCTCACCGCCTTTGTCGGCTTTGCCAGTTCCTTCGCCGTCGTCCTGCATGGCCTGACGGGTGTCGGCGCCACGGAGGCACAGGCCGCGTCCGGCCTGATGGCGCTGTCCGTGTCGATGGGCGTTTGCGCCATCGTGCTGAGCGCCGCGACGCGCCTGCCGATTTCCATCGCGTGGTCGACGCCGGGTGCAGCACTGCTCGCCAGTTCCGGCGCGGTCGAGGGCGGGTTTGCCACGGCGGTCGGCGGCTTTCTCGTGTGCGCCGTGCTGATCATCATTGCCGGACTGTGGAAGCCGCTCGGCCGCATGGTCGCGGCCATTCCGGCGACGCTCGCCAATGCCATGCTTGCCGGCGTGCTGATCGGGCTGTGTTTTGCGCCGGTGAAAGCCATTGCCTTCGATCCGCTGCTCGGCCTGCCCATTGTCATCGCCTGGGTCGTCGTCGGCAGCATCAACCGGCTCTACGCCGTGCCGGCAGCGCTGGCCGCCTTCGTCGTGGTGCTCGCCTTCGGCATCGACATTCCGGAGGGCGCTTTTGCGGGGCTTGGCGAATCGCTGCTGCCGAAGCCGGAACTCGTGATGCCCGCCTTCACGCTTGCCGGCCTGGTCGGCATTGCCCTGCCGCTCTTCATCGTCACCATGGCGTCGCAGAACATTCCGGGCATCGCCGTCCTGAAGGTGAACCACTACGAGCCCAAACCCGGCCCGCTCTTCGCCGTCACCGGCTTCTTTTCCCTGCTCTCCGCGCCCTTTGGCGGCCATGCGGTCAATCTTGCCGCCATCACCGCCGCCATGTGCGCCGGCAGCGACGCACATCCCGACCCGGCCAAACGCTACTGGTCGGCGATCAACGCGGGCATTTTCTATGTGATCTTCGGCCTCGCCGCCGGCGCGGTCACGGCCTTCGTCAGCCTCGCCCCGCCGATCCTCATCCAGGCGGTGGCCGGCCTCGCGCTGATCAGCGCATTCGCCGGCTCGGCACTCAACGCCTTCAAGGAACCGGAAAGCCGCGAGGCGGCGGCGGTGACTTTCCTCGTCACCGCCTCGGGCGTCTCGTTCGCCGGAATTTCCGGCGCATTCTGGGGGCTGATCGGTGGTGGCCTGATGCTGGCGCTTGCAAGGTTCACGGCAAAGCGCCGCGGCTGA
- a CDS encoding helix-turn-helix domain-containing protein, with protein MSARFDHADHVNTVAAHTSAAASSPVAASWRRCLTLHGLTPEEARVPWRLTESEFHHARARSSVLIEEARGEIDRLFATVGKAGCCLLLTDENGIALERRGAAGDDRDFRGVGLWSGTVWSEASVGTNGIGTALADERPVLILRDQHFLSQNTGLSCTTAPIRDHTGRIAAAIDISTCRDDANDMTMSILSQAVRDAAARIEAGLFRRAFSTARILLVPAESRTAPALLAVDRDDLVLGATRAARQMLGLDDRRIATGIAASDLLHEDRAEEGRDLDDAERAALRRVLTRAGGNVSQAADLLGISRATLYRKMKKLSIN; from the coding sequence ATGTCTGCGCGTTTCGATCACGCGGATCATGTGAACACCGTTGCGGCCCATACCTCGGCGGCGGCGAGTTCCCCTGTGGCTGCTTCCTGGCGTCGCTGCCTGACCCTGCACGGCCTGACGCCGGAAGAAGCCCGCGTGCCGTGGCGACTGACAGAATCCGAATTCCACCATGCCCGCGCCCGCTCCAGCGTGTTGATCGAAGAGGCGCGCGGCGAGATCGACCGGCTTTTCGCCACGGTCGGCAAGGCCGGTTGCTGCCTGCTGCTGACGGACGAGAACGGCATAGCGCTCGAACGGCGTGGTGCTGCGGGTGACGACCGCGATTTCCGTGGTGTCGGGCTCTGGTCCGGCACCGTCTGGAGCGAGGCGAGCGTCGGCACCAACGGCATCGGCACGGCGCTTGCCGACGAGCGGCCGGTGCTTATTCTGCGCGACCAGCATTTCCTCTCGCAAAACACCGGGCTGTCCTGCACGACGGCGCCGATCCGCGATCACACCGGTCGTATCGCTGCCGCCATCGACATTTCCACATGCCGTGACGATGCCAACGACATGACCATGTCGATCCTCTCGCAAGCGGTGCGTGATGCGGCTGCCCGCATCGAGGCGGGCCTCTTCCGCCGCGCCTTTTCCACAGCCCGCATCCTTCTCGTGCCGGCCGAAAGCCGTACCGCGCCGGCGCTGCTGGCGGTCGATCGCGACGATCTCGTGCTCGGCGCCACGCGCGCCGCCCGTCAGATGCTCGGCCTCGACGACCGGCGGATCGCGACCGGCATTGCGGCCTCCGATCTGCTGCACGAGGACCGGGCGGAGGAGGGGCGTGACCTCGACGACGCGGAGCGCGCAGCCCTTCGCCGCGTCCTCACGCGCGCCGGCGGCAATGTCAGCCAGGCGGCGGACCTGCTCGGCATCAGCCGCGCGACGCTCTATCGGAAGATGAAGAAGCTCTCCATCAACTGA
- a CDS encoding transporter substrate-binding domain-containing protein — MKTLLLTLCLSLAPLSAPLAETLHFVTEEYAPFNYTKDGKVTGIAVEQVEAIAKAAGIDYKLEIMPWARAFAMAESQPMHCVFTTGYNRERADRFLWVNPLLKDEMVLLKRKDGSKGPATLNAALGMKAGSQRGDFAVEALEDLGFKDIDLAADIDISVRKLLSGRIDLMPTSVKTYENLVKQGQPVEKAMLMAGQIYGLACQKDTPPDLIRRLQAELDKLIMSGEQDRIFTAYGLPPNTHTAQNGAKK; from the coding sequence ATGAAGACACTGCTTCTCACGCTTTGCCTGTCGCTTGCTCCCCTTTCCGCGCCGCTTGCCGAAACCCTGCATTTCGTCACCGAGGAATACGCGCCCTTCAACTACACGAAGGACGGCAAGGTCACCGGCATCGCAGTCGAGCAGGTCGAGGCGATCGCCAAGGCGGCCGGCATCGATTACAAGCTGGAGATCATGCCATGGGCGCGCGCCTTCGCCATGGCGGAAAGCCAGCCGATGCATTGCGTCTTTACCACGGGCTATAACCGCGAACGAGCCGACCGTTTTCTCTGGGTGAACCCGCTCCTGAAGGATGAGATGGTTTTGCTGAAACGCAAGGACGGCAGCAAGGGGCCGGCGACACTCAACGCAGCGCTCGGCATGAAGGCCGGCTCGCAACGCGGCGATTTCGCCGTCGAGGCGCTGGAAGACCTCGGCTTCAAGGATATCGATCTCGCTGCCGACATCGACATCAGCGTGCGCAAGCTGCTCTCAGGACGCATCGACCTGATGCCGACCTCCGTCAAGACCTACGAAAACCTGGTGAAGCAAGGGCAGCCGGTCGAAAAGGCCATGCTGATGGCCGGCCAGATCTACGGCCTCGCCTGCCAGAAGGACACGCCGCCGGATCTCATCAGGCGCCTTCAGGCAGAACTCGACAAACTGATCATGAGCGGCGAGCAGGACCGCATCTTCACCGCCTACGGGCTTCCGCCAAACACCCACACGGCACAAAACGGCGCGAAGAAATAA
- a CDS encoding DUF779 domain-containing protein, translating into MSEIATEPRVVATDAALALIREIQADHPEILFHQSGGCCDGSSPMCYPADDYIVGDRDVKLGEIGGVPVYISESQFGVWQHTQLIIDVVPGRGGMFSLDNGREKRFLTRSRLFGGGEACPLPAR; encoded by the coding sequence ATGTCTGAAATTGCGACCGAACCGCGCGTGGTGGCGACCGATGCCGCCCTTGCACTCATCCGGGAGATCCAGGCGGATCATCCCGAAATCCTGTTCCACCAGTCGGGGGGATGCTGCGACGGCTCGTCACCGATGTGCTATCCGGCGGACGACTACATCGTCGGAGACCGGGACGTGAAGCTCGGCGAGATCGGCGGCGTGCCGGTCTATATCAGCGAGAGCCAGTTCGGGGTGTGGCAACACACGCAGCTGATCATCGACGTCGTGCCCGGCCGCGGCGGTATGTTCTCGCTCGACAATGGCCGGGAAAAACGCTTCCTCACCCGCTCGCGCCTGTTCGGCGGTGGCGAGGCCTGTCCGCTACCCGCACGCTGA